A single Pseudodesulfovibrio aespoeensis Aspo-2 DNA region contains:
- a CDS encoding GNAT family N-acetyltransferase — translation MIEPGQEVTVGLFRPEDALGVCLAYLETYGDAFPIEHVYDPAEVIRRNATDDQHTIVARTPRGEVVGLAGLFRHAPNPEVYEVGQLMVLRQYRASRLGAAIIRLAIGVLPRELGVPVVFGEAVCNHPASQRLVSGQGLACTGLAVECMPANAYEVEGGVVRNVSLLFMFSVHVSRPCAICVPAPYSEIIGELCDRFGLVRSSLAPRPLTGATEWTEFLLPEAGLSRLTVSRAGADFGGVVAGAEGRAETVQAYLNLGDPGVAEAVALLRGRGYFFGGLLPHWFGPDGLVMQRTGQEPDWDAMRLDGEKAMTMRDFVRHDREGVAGPHGTGTGVR, via the coding sequence ATGATCGAGCCGGGCCAGGAGGTAACGGTGGGGCTGTTCCGGCCTGAGGACGCCTTGGGCGTCTGCCTCGCCTATCTGGAAACCTACGGGGACGCTTTTCCCATCGAGCATGTTTACGATCCGGCGGAGGTGATCCGCCGCAACGCCACGGACGACCAGCACACCATCGTGGCCCGCACTCCGCGCGGAGAGGTGGTGGGCCTGGCAGGGCTTTTTCGCCACGCGCCCAACCCCGAGGTGTACGAGGTTGGCCAGCTCATGGTGCTCAGGCAGTATCGCGCCAGCCGCCTTGGCGCGGCCATCATCCGTCTGGCCATTGGGGTGCTGCCCCGCGAGCTCGGGGTGCCCGTGGTCTTCGGCGAAGCGGTATGCAACCACCCGGCCTCGCAGCGGCTCGTCTCCGGGCAAGGACTGGCGTGTACCGGGCTTGCGGTGGAGTGCATGCCCGCCAATGCGTATGAGGTCGAGGGCGGGGTGGTTCGCAACGTTTCTCTTTTATTCATGTTTTCCGTACATGTGTCCCGCCCCTGCGCCATCTGTGTCCCGGCACCCTACAGCGAAATCATTGGTGAGTTGTGTGACCGGTTCGGGCTTGTGCGCTCCTCCCTTGCCCCGCGCCCCTTGACCGGGGCCACCGAGTGGACCGAGTTCCTCCTGCCCGAGGCCGGGCTGTCCCGGCTTACGGTCAGCCGGGCGGGTGCGGACTTCGGAGGGGTGGTGGCCGGAGCCGAGGGCCGGGCCGAAACCGTGCAGGCGTACCTCAATCTGGGCGATCCCGGCGTGGCCGAGGCCGTGGCCCTGCTGCGGGGCCGGGGGTATTTCTTCGGCGGGCTGCTGCCCCACTGGTTTGGCCCGGACGGGCTGGTCATGCAGAGAACGGGGCAGGAACCGGACTGGGACGCCATGCGCCTCGACGGTGAAAAGGCCATGACCATGCGCGACTTCGTGCGCCATGATCGCGAGGGTGTGGCCGGGCCGCATGGGACGGGGACAGGGGTTCGATAA
- a CDS encoding CBS domain-containing protein, translating to MYVGLKMLRDFVKVTPQTLVKDAQKMLDTSTLWMLLVVNESGKLVGYVRKEDISAAMPSLMTSLEKHELNYLMSKLTVEKIYRTDIKTVSPETEIEGAADMMYEMNLAGLAVVDAQGELIGYINRNVMLDVLAEEMGYREGGSRLTLEVEDRSGVLYEVAGVIANMKLSIISTGTFFYNGRRIVVVRIDTDDPSAVAAALQDRGYKLVSPDDFKGEWT from the coding sequence ATGTACGTCGGACTCAAGATGCTGCGCGACTTCGTGAAGGTCACCCCCCAGACCCTGGTCAAGGACGCCCAGAAGATGCTGGACACCAGCACCCTGTGGATGCTCCTGGTGGTCAACGAGTCGGGCAAGCTGGTCGGCTATGTGCGCAAGGAGGACATCTCCGCGGCCATGCCCAGCCTGATGACCTCCCTTGAAAAGCACGAGCTCAACTACCTGATGAGCAAGCTCACGGTGGAGAAGATCTACCGCACCGACATCAAGACCGTCAGCCCGGAAACAGAAATCGAGGGCGCGGCGGACATGATGTACGAGATGAACCTGGCCGGACTGGCCGTGGTTGATGCGCAGGGCGAACTCATCGGGTACATCAACCGCAACGTCATGCTCGACGTGCTGGCCGAGGAGATGGGATACCGCGAGGGCGGCAGCCGCCTGACCCTTGAGGTGGAGGACCGCTCCGGCGTGCTCTACGAGGTCGCCGGGGTCATCGCCAACATGAAGCTCTCCATCATCTCCACCGGAACCTTCTTTTACAACGGACGCAGGATCGTCGTCGTCCGAATAGATACCGATGACCCGTCCGCAGTGGCCGCTGCGCTGCAGGACCGGGGTTACAAACTGGTCTCTCCCGATGATTTCAAGGGAGAATGGACCTAA
- a CDS encoding DNA repair protein RecN produces MLELLRIRDLALIEDVELEFAPGLNTLTGETGAGKSFIMRAVDFLLGERMDVKLVRPGKEKASVEALFVLPEGETVIRRELSAETGRSRVYINDQLSSQPTIRDMRHALVIHTSQHGQQKLLSPAYQAEVLDSFLPDPSLLTARNDALAVLNDVLERRTRLMARFDEVAKQREFLEYQKKEIDRINPRPGEEDDLEERKKILKDRERAGECLQNALNILHGEVGLLDSMALLTREMEIIARLFPGFEDDREAIEELRMMLHDLDTRLRRGPEGQALDDDHMSLDDIESRLFELARLKRKLKRGLDEIVDLKSEIDDNLSFLDVCALDLKALRGEEDAAAKKLKAVLTTLARARQKAARELSVRIVEELKDLGFSEHVTVHFEFDARELYPGCDDLRGRLMWVPNPGQPAQPLDKIASGGELSRFLLALVTMGGDSAGDHDALPTLIFDEVDAGIGGMTLNSVGDKLRQLADRQQTLLITHWPQLAGRADRHFLIQKEVLDGATYTRCDRLEGERIRGELSRMAGGGEQGDALAEKLCR; encoded by the coding sequence ATGCTTGAACTGCTGCGCATCAGGGATCTCGCGCTCATCGAGGACGTTGAACTGGAGTTTGCTCCGGGCCTCAACACATTGACCGGCGAAACCGGCGCGGGCAAGTCGTTCATCATGCGCGCCGTGGATTTTCTCCTGGGCGAGCGCATGGATGTCAAGCTGGTGCGCCCCGGCAAGGAAAAGGCCTCGGTGGAGGCGCTCTTTGTCCTGCCCGAGGGCGAGACCGTCATCCGCCGCGAGCTCTCCGCCGAGACAGGCCGCAGCCGGGTCTACATCAACGACCAGCTCTCGTCCCAGCCCACCATCCGCGACATGCGCCACGCCCTGGTCATCCACACCAGCCAGCACGGCCAGCAGAAGCTGCTCTCCCCCGCCTATCAGGCCGAGGTGCTCGACTCGTTCCTGCCCGACCCCTCGCTCTTGACCGCGCGCAACGACGCCCTGGCCGTGCTCAACGACGTGCTCGAACGCAGGACGCGGCTCATGGCCCGTTTTGATGAAGTGGCCAAACAGCGGGAATTCCTCGAGTACCAGAAAAAGGAAATCGACAGGATCAACCCCCGCCCCGGCGAGGAGGACGACCTGGAGGAGCGCAAGAAGATTCTCAAGGACCGCGAGCGGGCGGGCGAGTGTCTGCAAAATGCCCTGAACATCCTGCACGGCGAGGTGGGACTGCTCGACTCCATGGCCCTGCTCACCCGCGAGATGGAGATCATCGCCCGGCTCTTTCCCGGCTTCGAGGACGACCGCGAGGCCATCGAGGAGCTGCGCATGATGCTGCACGACCTGGACACGCGGCTGCGGCGCGGCCCGGAAGGACAGGCGCTGGACGACGACCACATGAGCCTGGACGACATCGAGTCGCGCCTCTTTGAGCTGGCCCGGCTCAAGCGCAAGCTCAAGCGGGGCCTGGACGAGATCGTGGACCTCAAGTCCGAGATCGACGACAACCTCTCCTTTCTCGATGTCTGCGCCCTGGACCTCAAAGCCCTCAGGGGCGAGGAGGACGCGGCGGCCAAAAAGCTCAAGGCGGTCCTGACCACCCTGGCCCGCGCCCGGCAGAAGGCGGCCAGGGAGCTGTCGGTCCGCATCGTGGAGGAGCTGAAGGATCTCGGCTTTTCCGAACACGTCACGGTCCACTTCGAATTCGACGCCCGCGAGCTCTATCCCGGCTGCGACGATCTGCGCGGGCGGCTGATGTGGGTGCCCAACCCGGGCCAGCCCGCCCAACCGCTGGACAAGATCGCCTCGGGCGGCGAGTTGTCGCGCTTCCTGCTCGCTCTGGTGACCATGGGCGGCGACAGCGCGGGCGACCACGACGCCCTGCCCACCCTCATCTTCGACGAGGTGGACGCGGGCATCGGCGGCATGACCCTGAACTCGGTGGGCGACAAGCTGCGCCAACTGGCCGACCGCCAGCAGACCCTGCTCATCACCCACTGGCCCCAGTTGGCTGGCAGGGCGGACCGCCACTTCCTCATCCAGAAAGAAGTGCTGGACGGCGCCACCTACACCCGCTGCGACCGGCTCGAAGGCGAACGCATCCGGGGGGAACTCTCACGCATGGCGGGCGGCGGCGAACAGGGAGACGCCCTGGCCGAGAAACTCTGCCGCTAG
- a CDS encoding deaminase, with product MTKTQGKLGTLAPIDEQNLRAAMDAATASARSGEGPFGAVVAGPDGMVVMTQQAETIATQDHTRHAEAVLASRFCRAHYDDPAFRAGSTLYSSMEPCAMCMFAMFKAGIGRLVYGLSAERLYSAYAIFSTWPRTTITSHECVRYMSTPMVVQGPFFEDEGLRIVDESFRTCPACRG from the coding sequence ATGACCAAGACCCAGGGCAAATTGGGGACGCTCGCACCCATTGACGAACAGAATCTCCGGGCCGCCATGGACGCGGCCACAGCCTCGGCCCGGTCCGGCGAGGGGCCTTTTGGCGCGGTGGTGGCCGGGCCGGACGGCATGGTCGTCATGACCCAGCAGGCCGAGACCATCGCCACGCAGGATCACACCCGGCATGCCGAGGCCGTGCTGGCTTCGCGGTTTTGCCGCGCCCATTACGACGATCCCGCATTCCGGGCCGGGTCCACTCTGTATTCGAGCATGGAGCCGTGCGCCATGTGCATGTTCGCCATGTTCAAGGCCGGGATCGGGCGGCTGGTCTACGGCCTGAGCGCCGAGCGGTTGTACTCGGCCTACGCCATTTTCTCCACATGGCCCAGGACCACCATCACCAGCCACGAGTGCGTCCGCTACATGAGCACGCCCATGGTCGTGCAGGGGCCGTTCTTCGAGGACGAGGGGCTGCGCATCGTCGATGAGTCTTTCAGGACGTGCCCGGCCTGCCGGGGATGA
- a CDS encoding substrate-binding periplasmic protein yields the protein MRIAMCLFACLLPLLPTWTIPAAAGQIEMQAIVYPPLVYEEDGALRGVVPEVVRELQRLVGDDNELKAVPWLRAFQQAQEAPRHALFAIVRTPEREPLFKWVGPVFGEGDYFYKLKGSLLEINTLEDAKRVPRIAVRKDGYTHQALAASGFTNLDIGPSYDSSYRKLYEGRVDLVLMGELTHYHMVEHAGIDPAEFERTSYKFNESSAWLAFSPDVPDALIDQWQQALDALKADGTYQAILERNFKR from the coding sequence TTGCGCATAGCGATGTGTCTTTTTGCCTGTCTGTTGCCGCTCCTGCCGACATGGACAATCCCGGCTGCCGCAGGGCAGATCGAAATGCAGGCCATCGTGTACCCGCCGCTGGTGTACGAGGAGGACGGCGCGCTCCGGGGTGTGGTGCCTGAAGTGGTCAGGGAGTTACAGCGGCTCGTGGGCGACGACAACGAGCTCAAGGCCGTGCCCTGGCTGCGGGCCTTTCAACAGGCCCAGGAAGCGCCCAGACACGCCCTCTTCGCCATTGTCCGCACCCCGGAGCGCGAGCCGCTCTTCAAGTGGGTCGGCCCGGTCTTTGGCGAGGGCGACTACTTCTACAAGCTCAAGGGAAGCCTGCTTGAAATCAACACCCTGGAGGACGCCAAACGCGTGCCCAGGATCGCCGTGCGCAAGGACGGGTACACGCATCAGGCCCTGGCCGCCAGCGGCTTCACCAACCTCGACATCGGGCCCAGCTACGACTCAAGCTACCGAAAACTCTACGAAGGCCGCGTCGATCTTGTGCTCATGGGCGAGCTGACCCATTACCACATGGTCGAGCATGCGGGCATCGACCCTGCCGAATTCGAGCGGACCAGCTACAAGTTCAACGAATCGAGCGCCTGGCTCGCCTTCTCGCCCGACGTGCCCGACGCGCTCATTGACCAGTGGCAACAAGCGCTGGACGCCCTCAAGGCCGACGGCACCTATCAGGCCATCCTTGAGCGCAACTTCAAACGCTAG
- a CDS encoding MarC family protein: MSSLFISLFIKLFFLLTPFFVLTVFLSLTEGMDKNARRKVALRVTVAVLIIALVLYFAGNPIFATLGITMDGFRVGAGSLLFLSAVSLVSGKRTRPEPEEDTDIAVVPLAMPITVGPATIGTLLILGAELRGATEQAVGAAALVCACLTVGVLLFSGSAIHRVIGPMGLAVLTRVTGLVLSAMAAQIVFTGVRNFLA; encoded by the coding sequence ATGAGCAGCCTTTTCATCTCGCTTTTCATCAAGCTCTTCTTTTTGCTGACGCCGTTCTTCGTGCTGACAGTGTTCCTGTCCCTGACCGAGGGCATGGACAAAAACGCCCGGCGCAAGGTGGCCCTGCGGGTCACGGTGGCCGTGCTGATCATCGCGCTGGTGCTCTATTTCGCGGGCAATCCCATCTTCGCCACCCTGGGCATCACCATGGACGGCTTCCGGGTGGGCGCGGGCAGCCTGCTCTTCCTGTCCGCAGTGTCGCTGGTGTCGGGCAAACGGACACGGCCAGAACCGGAAGAGGACACGGACATCGCCGTGGTGCCGCTGGCAATGCCCATCACCGTGGGACCGGCCACCATCGGCACCCTGCTCATCCTCGGCGCAGAGCTGCGCGGGGCCACGGAGCAGGCCGTGGGCGCAGCCGCCCTGGTCTGCGCCTGCCTGACCGTGGGCGTGCTCCTGTTCTCCGGCTCGGCCATCCACCGGGTCATCGGCCCCATGGGGCTGGCCGTGCTCACGCGCGTCACCGGGCTTGTCCTCTCGGCCATGGCCGCCCAGATCGTGTTCACCGGCGTCAGGAACTTCCTGGCCTGA
- a CDS encoding AMP-binding protein codes for MTKRYKTTLPKLLVRQAGERADKPALREKEWGVWQAVSWRDSLRITAEFACGLDALGLGRGDIVILIGDNRPEWIWAELAIQGLGGVALGLYQDSPADEIEYIFALTECRLVVAEDQEQVDKILSFRGNLPHLEHIVYHDTRGLAAYEESVPGLIDFKAVRRLGRERHADAADRYALWAGSTRETDPALIATTSGTTGRPKLAMLSHANLLSMAHNLGLADPKHPTDEFVSFLPLAWMGEQMMAVASALMFGFCVNFPEEPDTARADSREIGPHLVFSPPRVWESVAAKVRGDIMETTPLKRFLYNRLLPIGYEYADALFEGREPGPWLKFKYFIADQGLFRALRDRLGFSRMRSATTGGAALGPDTFRFFHALGVKLKQIYGQTEIAGISCIHQEGAVDFTSVGAPIPETEVRITDTGEIISRSPAVFLGYYRNEEATRETLRDGWLLSGDAGYFDDNGRLVVIDRLKDVMLLKDGTRFSPQFLENKVKFSPYLREAVILGNGRDCIAAILCIDMDIVGHWAESRMITYTTYQDLAAKDEVYALIRDEVARTNEMLPKETRIRRFCLLYKELDADDGELTRTRKVRRSTIGERYGQLIEALYTDVCVLNLQTEITYQDGRVREMCGTIRIEDMEA; via the coding sequence ATGACAAAGCGTTACAAGACCACGTTGCCCAAGCTGCTCGTGCGCCAGGCAGGGGAGCGCGCCGACAAGCCTGCCCTGCGCGAAAAGGAATGGGGCGTCTGGCAGGCCGTCTCCTGGCGCGATTCTCTCCGCATCACGGCGGAGTTCGCCTGCGGGCTCGACGCCCTGGGCCTTGGCCGGGGCGACATCGTCATCCTCATCGGCGACAACCGGCCCGAGTGGATCTGGGCCGAGCTGGCCATCCAGGGGCTGGGCGGTGTGGCGCTCGGTCTGTACCAGGACTCCCCGGCCGACGAGATCGAATACATCTTCGCCCTGACCGAATGCCGCCTCGTGGTGGCCGAGGACCAGGAGCAGGTGGACAAGATTCTTTCCTTCAGAGGCAACCTGCCGCACCTTGAACACATTGTCTATCACGACACCCGGGGACTGGCCGCCTACGAGGAATCGGTCCCCGGCCTGATCGACTTCAAGGCCGTGCGCCGCCTGGGCCGCGAGAGGCACGCCGACGCGGCGGACCGCTACGCCCTCTGGGCCGGTTCCACCCGTGAGACCGATCCCGCGCTCATCGCCACCACCTCGGGCACCACGGGCCGTCCCAAGCTGGCCATGCTCTCCCACGCCAACCTGCTCTCCATGGCCCACAACCTCGGCCTGGCCGACCCCAAGCACCCCACCGACGAGTTCGTCTCCTTCCTGCCCCTGGCCTGGATGGGCGAGCAGATGATGGCCGTGGCCTCGGCCCTGATGTTCGGGTTCTGCGTCAACTTTCCCGAGGAGCCGGACACGGCCAGGGCCGACTCGCGCGAGATCGGGCCGCATCTGGTCTTCTCGCCGCCGCGCGTTTGGGAATCCGTCGCGGCCAAGGTGCGCGGCGACATCATGGAGACCACGCCGCTGAAGCGGTTCCTCTACAACCGGCTGCTGCCCATTGGCTACGAGTACGCCGACGCCCTGTTCGAGGGGCGCGAGCCCGGCCCGTGGCTCAAGTTCAAGTATTTCATCGCCGACCAGGGGCTGTTCCGCGCCCTGCGCGACCGTCTCGGCTTCTCGCGCATGCGCAGCGCCACCACGGGTGGGGCTGCGCTCGGACCGGACACCTTCCGCTTCTTCCACGCCCTGGGCGTCAAGCTCAAGCAGATCTACGGCCAGACCGAGATCGCGGGCATCTCCTGCATCCATCAGGAGGGCGCGGTGGACTTCACCTCCGTGGGCGCGCCCATCCCCGAGACCGAGGTGCGCATCACCGACACCGGCGAGATCATCTCGCGCAGCCCGGCGGTCTTCCTCGGCTACTACCGCAACGAGGAGGCCACCCGCGAGACCCTGCGCGACGGCTGGCTGCTTTCGGGCGACGCCGGGTACTTCGACGACAACGGGCGGCTGGTGGTCATCGACCGGCTCAAGGATGTCATGCTCCTCAAGGACGGCACGCGCTTCTCGCCCCAGTTCCTTGAAAACAAGGTCAAGTTTTCGCCCTATCTGCGCGAGGCCGTGATCCTGGGCAACGGGCGCGACTGCATCGCCGCCATCCTGTGCATTGACATGGACATCGTGGGCCACTGGGCCGAGAGCCGGATGATCACCTACACCACCTACCAGGATCTGGCGGCCAAGGACGAGGTCTATGCCCTGATCCGCGACGAGGTGGCCCGGACCAACGAGATGCTGCCCAAGGAGACCCGTATCCGGCGCTTCTGCCTGCTCTACAAGGAGCTGGACGCGGACGACGGCGAACTGACGCGCACGCGCAAGGTGCGCCGCTCCACCATCGGCGAGCGCTACGGGCAGCTCATCGAGGCGCTCTACACCGATGTCTGCGTCCTGAATCTGCAAACCGAGATAACCTATCAGGATGGCCGGGTGCGCGAGATGTGCGGCACCATCCGCATCGAGGACATGGAGGCGTAA
- a CDS encoding ABC transporter ATP-binding protein, producing MAYLDVCDVTLTFKGIAALMGVSFTVEQGTIASLIGPNGAGKTSMLNCISGRYTPDGGASGPCTISLDGECLLSLPAHKRTELGLSRTFQNIALFKGLSVLDNLMVGRHSRMEYGLLSSIMYWGRAARQEDSHRRRVEDVIDFLNLSPYRHQHAGRLPYGVQKRVELGRALAAEPKLILLDEPMAGMNLEETEDMARYILDIAEEWGVTVLLVEHDMGVVMDISDKVIVLDFGSKLAEGTPDEVQADKNVIAAYLGTEQATFSGR from the coding sequence ATGGCATACCTTGACGTTTGCGACGTGACACTCACGTTCAAGGGCATCGCCGCCCTTATGGGCGTTTCCTTCACCGTCGAGCAGGGGACCATCGCGTCCCTGATCGGTCCCAACGGTGCCGGGAAAACCTCCATGCTCAACTGTATCAGTGGCCGCTACACCCCCGACGGGGGCGCAAGTGGCCCGTGCACGATTTCGCTCGACGGCGAATGTCTGCTGTCCCTGCCCGCGCACAAGCGCACGGAGCTGGGGCTCTCCCGCACCTTCCAGAACATCGCCCTGTTCAAGGGGCTCTCGGTCCTGGACAACCTCATGGTCGGCCGCCACAGCCGCATGGAGTACGGGCTTTTGTCCTCCATCATGTACTGGGGCCGCGCCGCGAGGCAGGAGGACAGCCACCGCCGCCGCGTCGAAGACGTGATCGACTTTCTCAACCTCTCCCCCTACCGGCACCAGCACGCGGGACGCCTTCCCTACGGGGTGCAGAAACGGGTGGAACTCGGGCGCGCACTCGCCGCCGAACCCAAGCTCATATTGCTCGACGAACCCATGGCCGGAATGAACCTCGAAGAGACCGAGGACATGGCCCGGTACATCCTCGACATAGCCGAGGAATGGGGCGTTACCGTCCTGCTCGTGGAACACGACATGGGCGTGGTCATGGACATCTCCGACAAGGTGATTGTCCTCGACTTCGGGAGCAAGCTGGCCGAAGGGACGCCGGACGAGGTGCAGGCCGACAAGAACGTGATCGCCGCCTACCTGGGGACCGAGCAGGCGACGTTCAGCGGGAGATAG
- the hisC gene encoding histidinol-phosphate transaminase has protein sequence MGELDLHRLVPAHVRSFETYHPSNPDPELMRLYGVDHLHRLNNNENALGPPPEVREVVDTFPPRAVPVYPNGDCFTLRHRLADKFGKNADQFLVGNGSCEVIASVIKAFCEEGDNIVTADKTFAVYEWVAEFSGFEARLIPLKDMAFDPQAMLDAMDARTKILFICNPNNPTGTYWDRETMHGFLDAVGNRAMVVIDEAYIEYVEKDDCPDGLELLERYPNVLIFRTFSKMYALAALRVGYLCGSAEVVDLVRRTHIVYSVNTLAQQCAVAALENDGLFVRQTRAMVREARAMLCPMFDGMGLEYLANEGNFLMARVPMPDTLMYRKLMRKGVMVRTMTGFRFPNWIRVSLVQPPAMEAFCRAFGEVLDETVRSAQA, from the coding sequence ATGGGTGAGCTTGACCTGCACCGGCTGGTTCCGGCCCATGTCCGGTCCTTTGAGACCTACCATCCGAGCAACCCGGACCCGGAGCTGATGCGCCTGTACGGCGTGGACCATCTCCACCGTCTCAACAACAACGAGAACGCCCTGGGGCCGCCGCCCGAGGTCCGCGAGGTGGTGGACACGTTCCCGCCCAGGGCCGTGCCGGTCTATCCCAATGGCGACTGTTTCACCCTGCGCCACCGGCTGGCCGATAAATTCGGCAAGAACGCCGACCAGTTCCTGGTGGGCAACGGCTCGTGCGAGGTCATTGCCAGCGTGATCAAGGCCTTTTGCGAGGAGGGGGACAACATCGTCACTGCGGACAAGACCTTTGCCGTGTACGAGTGGGTGGCCGAGTTCTCGGGGTTCGAGGCTCGGCTCATCCCGCTGAAGGACATGGCCTTCGACCCCCAGGCCATGCTCGACGCCATGGACGCGCGCACCAAGATCCTGTTCATCTGCAACCCCAACAACCCCACCGGCACCTACTGGGACCGGGAGACCATGCACGGGTTTCTCGACGCCGTGGGCAACCGGGCCATGGTGGTCATTGACGAGGCGTACATCGAGTATGTGGAGAAGGATGACTGCCCTGACGGGCTGGAGCTGTTGGAGCGGTATCCCAATGTCTTGATCTTTCGGACCTTTTCCAAGATGTACGCCCTGGCCGCCCTGCGCGTGGGCTATTTGTGCGGGTCTGCCGAGGTGGTCGATCTGGTCCGGCGCACGCACATTGTCTACTCGGTGAACACCCTGGCCCAGCAGTGCGCCGTGGCCGCGCTGGAAAACGACGGCTTGTTCGTCCGCCAGACCAGGGCCATGGTCCGCGAGGCCAGGGCCATGCTCTGTCCCATGTTCGACGGGATGGGGCTGGAATACCTGGCAAACGAGGGCAATTTTCTGATGGCGCGGGTGCCCATGCCCGACACGCTCATGTACCGCAAGCTGATGCGCAAGGGGGTCATGGTCCGGACCATGACCGGTTTCCGGTTCCCCAACTGGATTCGCGTCAGTCTGGTCCAGCCGCCGGCCATGGAGGCCTTTTGCCGGGCCTTTGGCGAAGTGTTGGACGAGACCGTGCGATCTGCGCAGGCATGA
- a CDS encoding ATP-binding protein yields the protein MQGSGHCVSLRLSADAKFIPLVQGVVEQAASVFGLERAKALRLTMASEELVSHLAETAGGVGIDLTVASGGWCVRADFSFVADPSDLWAMNLAAREDIGAGKSMDRLGLLLAARMSDGFVVRIDGSKVHLELRQDRVYQAVTPRPATTAMAVGAVVIVDSPEPALVREACALAVDRYPAHLIPEPFFTPGKVVDMVASGDLSLAVAVDGAGALTGLMSWRSPSERSVSFCGPYLFLEGGPTAEALETRLLGAVARTRAVSLFSELATPDLISRNYEALGRLFFSRPEQEAVELDMWFRHLREDSGGAVWAHPVMRSFLEDAYDGLVLMRVIRETDSSGESLPARSVLSARLRPELGTATLAPMVAGRDAAQVVADHVRALSRDGYRNIFFHLDLAYGWQAAMAGALADNGFAPRLVLPDAGKSDVVVFQHG from the coding sequence ATGCAGGGTTCCGGTCATTGCGTGTCGCTCAGGTTGTCGGCTGATGCCAAGTTCATCCCGCTGGTTCAGGGGGTGGTGGAACAGGCTGCATCGGTTTTCGGCCTTGAGCGGGCCAAGGCGCTTCGGCTGACCATGGCGTCAGAGGAGCTGGTCTCCCATCTGGCCGAGACAGCGGGCGGGGTCGGGATCGACCTGACCGTGGCCTCGGGCGGCTGGTGCGTGCGCGCCGATTTTTCCTTTGTGGCCGATCCCTCGGATCTGTGGGCCATGAATCTCGCGGCCAGGGAGGACATCGGCGCGGGCAAGTCCATGGACCGCCTGGGGCTGCTTCTGGCCGCGCGCATGTCGGACGGGTTCGTGGTCCGTATCGACGGGTCCAAGGTCCATCTGGAGCTGCGCCAGGACCGCGTCTATCAGGCCGTGACCCCGCGCCCGGCCACGACGGCCATGGCCGTGGGAGCGGTCGTGATCGTCGATAGCCCGGAGCCCGCGCTGGTTCGCGAGGCGTGCGCCCTGGCGGTGGACCGCTACCCGGCCCACCTCATCCCCGAGCCGTTCTTCACGCCGGGCAAGGTGGTGGACATGGTGGCCAGCGGCGACCTCTCGCTGGCCGTGGCCGTGGACGGCGCGGGCGCGCTGACCGGGCTGATGAGCTGGCGGTCGCCGTCCGAGCGCAGTGTCAGCTTTTGCGGTCCGTATCTGTTCCTTGAGGGCGGTCCCACGGCTGAAGCGCTGGAAACCCGGCTGCTGGGGGCAGTGGCGCGGACCAGGGCCGTGAGCCTGTTCAGTGAACTGGCCACCCCGGACCTGATCTCCCGGAATTACGAGGCGCTGGGGCGGCTCTTTTTCTCCCGGCCCGAACAGGAGGCGGTGGAGCTGGACATGTGGTTCCGGCACCTGCGCGAGGATTCTGGCGGCGCGGTCTGGGCGCACCCGGTCATGCGTTCCTTTCTGGAGGACGCCTACGACGGGCTGGTGCTCATGCGCGTCATCCGCGAGACGGACAGCTCTGGCGAGAGCCTGCCCGCCCGGTCAGTGCTCTCGGCCCGGCTGCGGCCTGAGCTGGGCACCGCCACCCTGGCTCCCATGGTGGCGGGCCGGGACGCGGCCCAGGTGGTGGCCGACCATGTGCGCGCCCTGAGCCGGGACGGCTACCGCAATATCTTCTTCCACCTTGATCTCGCCTACGGCTGGCAGGCGGCCATGGCCGGTGCGCTTGCGGACAACGGCTTTGCGCCCAGGCTGGTGCTCCCGGATGCGGGCAAATCCGATGTCGTGGTCTTCCAGCATGGGTGA